The Plectropomus leopardus isolate mb chromosome 2, YSFRI_Pleo_2.0, whole genome shotgun sequence genome has a window encoding:
- the LOC121952323 gene encoding ADP-ribosylation factor-like protein 8B, producing the protein MLALINRLLDWFRSLFWKEEMELTLVGLQYSGKTTFVNVIASGQFSEDMIPTVGFNMRKVTKGNVTIKIWDIGGQPRFRSMWERYCRGVNAIVYMVDAADREKIEASRNELHNLLDKPQLQGIPVLVLGNKRDLPNALDEKQLIEKMNLSAIQDREICCYSVSCKEKDNIDITLQWLIQHSKSRRS; encoded by the exons ATGCTGGCCCTCATAAACAGGCTTTTGGACTGGTTCAGGTCCCTGTTTTGGAAAGAAGAGATGGAGCTGACGCTGGTGGGACTTCAGTACTCCGGAAAAACCACATTCGTCAATGTGATTGCA TCAGGCCAGTTCAGTGAAGACATGATCCCCACAGTCGGCTTCAACATGCGGAAGGTCACTAAAGGCAATGTGACAATAAAG ATATGGGACATAGGTGGACAGCCTCGCTTCAGAAGCATGTGGGAGCGCTACTGCAGAGGAGTCAATGCTATTGT TTACATGGTGGATGCAGCAGACCGAGAGAAGATAGAAGCTTCCAGAAATGAACTGCACAACCTTTTAGACAAACCACAACTACAAGGAATTCCT GTGCTAGTACTGGGCAACAAGCGAGACCTGCCCAACGCACTCGATGAGAAGCAGCTCATTGAAAAAAT gAATCTATCTGCCATTCAGGACCGAGAGATCTGCTGCTATTCTGTCTCCTGCAAAGAGAAAGATAATATAG ATATCACGCTGCAGTGGCTCATCCAGCATTCAAAGTCACGGAGAAGCTGA